ACCATGCTTTCCTGCTCATCGGCAAGCAGGAGCAGGGGCAGGTGGCGCCGTCTGTCGCCATGTTCCTCGCGAATGAGCATGGGTGGTTCTTTACCTTTCCTCAGCTCATCGCAGCTCTCGCAATCGTGAAGCGGCCACTGCGCCAGTTCCGCCTCCCAGCCGACGCCGCAATCATCCCACTGGCATTTCCCCATCATCACACGGCCGTCATCGTCGAAGTCCACACCCTCGGACTCGAGCATGGCATGTTGTTCCTCCGGTCCGCCAAACGCGAAGCTGCGCGCCATGGAGCCGTCCTTGAACACGACGCGATGGCAGGGAATATCCCCCGGTCCCATACCAGGGGATGGATTGTTGCGCAGGGCATAGCCAACGTAGCGCGCCGAACGCGAAGCGCCGATGATACGCGCAATCTGCCCGTACGTCGCGACACTCCCGCGCGGAATGTGCTGAACGACCGCAAACACCCGGTCCGAAAAAGCGCCCACGAAATTAGCCCTCCCCTAACTTGGCGAAGCGATACGAATAATTTCCGAACCCACTGTCTGTCCCAAGGTCGGTGCGCTGCTCGGTTAGCCTGGCATCGCTCAACGCATCCAACCAGTATGGATTCTTTAACTCGTGTATCACCGCATCTTGCATATCACTGGCCTCAAGCAGCGTAACAAACATGTTGAAATTATCTTGTCCTAAAGACGCGTACTTGCCTTTGGCGTCGATGCGATTCGCCCTCCTAACCAACTCGAAGAGCTCCTTGTTTGCATCGATAAACTTCTCGAACGCCTCTTTCAGAGTGCTCTCTAGGACAAGGAGCTGGCTCATGCAGTCTTCGAACGCAGGCCCTTCCTTTCCCAGTCCTCCGGTCGCGGAGCCAAGATCCTCGAAGCACCACGAGATAATCCGTGAATCGGCAACCGCTGAAACCGCGTCCTCGGAATACACCTCGAGCTCGTCAATCAGCCGCTTGTATACCTGGGCAAGCGATGGCGCGCATCGCTTGATGAGCCCATGCAATTCTCTGCGTTCCGCATTCCACAACGCGCGCCTAGCAAGACTCAGCATCGGCCGACTATCCCCGGAAAGCACCTCATCGATATCAGCCAGCAAGTCGAAGGTCACATTGGCCTTGCCCGCCTCAATCCGACTCAATGCCGGCTGGTCGATGCCGATGGCATCCGCAAGTTCGCGCTGGGACATGCCCAGACCCATGCGCCGTGCTTTGATCTCCTGGCCGAGCTTCTGCCGGCGCTGCATCGTTCGATCAACGCGGCCTGACTCGTAGCTTGCCTCGTCTATTTCCTCGACGACGAAACTATCCTGAGAGCTCTCCCCACGTCCTGCCCGCAGCAGCGTAAGCTCGCTGTATTCGCTGAGCCCATGGGCATCCAGAATCTCGCCCAGGTTTTGCCTTCCCGGAGGTGGCACGCGCTCACGTACCCAACGAAGGGCTAGGTCCGCACCGATATAGCGCTCCTCCTTCTCGACAAACGGAACGAAGAACGCCGGCACCTCGTCCGCGGAAACGTCTGAATCGATATCAATCTCGAAGCCCGTTTCATCGGCGTAACGCATGAACGCGCACGGCGTGGCCTTTCTGCGCGCGCCGTCCCGTATGGCAAAGTATTCGACCGTCATTGGTCACCACACTCCTTTGCTATGCCAAGGTCTACAAGATGCTGCCAGCGTATGCTGACAATCTCCCATATCTTTTCCCGAAGGCAATCAGGCATTGCATCTTCGAGTCCCCGGAAAAGGGATGCACCCCCATCAGAGAGCACGCTGCCTTGTAGCGCGCCTGACGGGACAAGTTCGAGATTGCGCTCGAGCGAACGCGATCCGATGTAGTTGTTTGCGTTTCTGTCAGCCATCGGATCGAACGTACGTATCCGCTCTTCGTCGTCGTAACACGAAAACGCGAAGGAGACGCCATGGTCGAAAAGTGGCGCAAGCTCGACCGTCCCGTCACGCAAGATAACCTCGATGTTCGCGCCATGGCGATCGCGATTGATGATGAGATAATCGAACGCCATCATCGCGTTAATCGCATCCGTCCATCCCCGTTTCGTGCAAAATTCGAGTGGCGACTCATCACCCCGGGCATTCAGGTCGATATAGGTGTCAAGGGCCTGGCGTCGCTCGTGGGGACGACGATAGTCCCTCGACTCGCTGAGCCACGTCTCGTGCGTCTGCCCCTTCACCATGACAAGTGCATGTACGAGCTTATAGGGGATATGGGAAATGCCGAGATTGTCGAGCAACCGACTCGCGATGAGCTCGTTCACGGATTCGTGTCCGTAAATACCCTGATGTCGGTCATAGCAGGAAAGCTTATAGTAGATGTTTCCCCTACTCGATTTGGTACGCGACTTGAGGAACGTGCCACCCGTGCCACTTGTGACGGCTTTCTCGTCCCACGCGAGATGCGTGTAGTCTTGTAACTTCTTTATGACATCGCGAGTACCCACTGGCAGCTCCTCAGTCTAATGTTGTTGTATGTATTATAATACATACATATTATAGAGCGCTTCTCATTATCCGTCGGCTTCCCCACTAGCTCATCGCGCTACAATGCTCTGAAAACCTACGAAGGAGGACACGGATGGAAGCGCTGCAACTCGTGCTGTTCCTGCTGGCGGCCGTGGTGGTCTCCAGCATCATCGGGCGCTTCCTGCCCGCGTTGTCGCTTCCCCTCGTGCAGATTGCGCTCGGTGCCGTCATCGCCGTCTTCGTCACGGGCTCCTTCGACACCGGGCTGGATGCCGAGCTGCTGCTCATCCTGTTCATCGCCCCGCTGCACTTCAACGAGTCGCGCCATGCCGATTCCGGCGCCCTCTGGAAGAGCCGCTGGGGCATCTTCTCGCTTGCCGTGGGACTCGTGCTCGTCACCGTCGTCGCCGTGGGCTTCGCGCTGCACGCGCTGCTTCCCGCCATCCCATTGGCCGCCGCCATCGCCTTTGGCGCCGCCATGGGATCGACCGACGCGGTGGCCGTCACGGAGCTCTCCAAGGACTTCCGCTTCGGCAAGCGCCACGAGACGCTTTTGATGGGCGAGGCGTTCTTCAACGACGTGACCGGCACGGTGGTGTTCAAGACCGCCATCGGATTTGCCCTCACGGGGGCGCTTTCCCTGGCGCACGCCGGCGAGGAGTTCGCCCTGGAGCTCTTCGGCGGACTTTTCGGAGGCGTCATCCTGGGCTTCGCGGCATGGCTGTTGCTGGAGTTCATCCGCCGTCGCGGCATAGACAGCCCCAACCTGCACGTGACCCTCGAGCTGCTCTTGCCCTTCGTGATCTACCTCATCTGCCACCAGATCCACATCGGCGCCGTCATCGCCGTGGTCATGGCGGGCATGGTCATGTCGCTTCTCCCCCATCGTCACACGCCCCAGACCGCGCGCCAGCGCATGCAGGCCAAGGGCGTCTGGGATACGCTCGGCTTCATCCTCAACGGCATCATCTTCGTCTTGCTGGGCATGCAGCTGCCCCGCTTCATCGCGCCGGCTGCCGACGGCGGCTTCGGCGATCCGTGGCTCATGTTCGGCGTCGTCATCGTCCTCACGCTGGTTCTGGAAATCGTACGCTTCTGCTGGATCGCGGGGATGGACGTCGTGCACTGCCTCGCCCGCAGGCAGCCCGTGCGCACCTTGCTCAACGGCGAGCACTTTCGCAGTGCACTGGCCACGGCCTTCGCGGGCCCCAAGGGCGGCATCACGCTCTCGCTCATCCTGACAGTGCCCGCCACGCTACCGGCATCCGGGGCGCTCCCGGTCCACACAATGCTCGCGTCCATCGCTTCCGGCGTCATCCTGTGCACGCTCTTGCTGGCGAACTTCGCCGTGCCGACGCTGGTGCCGCACAAGGCCGATTCGCGCCGCACGAAAAGGCAGGTGGATGCCGAGGCGCGGCTGCTCATGCGGGTCATCGAATCCATAAGGGTCGATGCCCACCAGACGGGATCGGTCACCGGGGAGGCATCGGCGCAGATGGCAGCCGTAAACGGCGATGTTGACGAACCGGCCACGGTCATCGTGATGAAGCGCTACGCCGACCAGCTCGCAGACATCGCCAAGCGCGCCTCCGCCGACGTGGCCGCGCAGGCCCGACAGGTGATAGCGCAATGCGACGAGCAATACGAGCGCATCGAGGAGCTCGACTCCGAGCTCAGGGAATCCGGTTTCTACGACGGTGACGAGGAGGCCGAAGACCCATCAATCCTCACCGCGCATTTTCGCGCCCTGCGTGACGTCTACGATGCGGTGGAGGACGTCCAGGCCCAAGCACTGACCCGCGAGCTCGAGTACGTGAAGGAGATGGCCCACGACGGGCAGATCGACCCCAAGCACGCCAAGGAGCTGCGCAACGACGTGTACATCCAGCAGCTCACGCTCTGAGGTGGATGGATGGCACATCGCTAGCGAGCATCCAAGGCATCGAGAGCTGGTGTATGCACCATCCCACTGTGCCAAGGATTGCAAGTTCGTGACCGCTGGATGCCATGTTTTCCCTGGTCGTGACCGCAAAATACGGTCATCAAACCGCATTCTTCGTCATCTAGCGGTCACCACTTAGTATTTCTTGGCACAAGGTGCGTCGTAGCGATCAGAGTCAATGGCAAGAGGCGCCATCTCGCCGGTGTACTATCATGATCGCGTTATTACGACATGACGAGGAGCAGATGATGGAGATCAGGAGCTACCGGCAGGATGACCTCACCGAGATGGTGGACATCTGGAACGAGGTCGTGAGAGACGGCATCGCGTTTCCCCAGGAAGAGGAGCTGGACCTCACGAGCGGCGGCACGTTCTTCGCGTCGCAGACGTACTGTGGCATCGCCGAGGAGGACGGGCACGTCATCGGGCTCTACATCCTGCATCCCAACAACGTCGGGCGCTGCGGGCACATCGCCAACGCCAGCTACGCAGTCGGTTCGGCCGTGCGCGGCAAGGGCGTGGGCCGCATGCTCGTCGAGGACTCGCTTGTCC
This window of the Coriobacteriaceae bacterium genome carries:
- a CDS encoding sodium:proton antiporter, yielding MEALQLVLFLLAAVVVSSIIGRFLPALSLPLVQIALGAVIAVFVTGSFDTGLDAELLLILFIAPLHFNESRHADSGALWKSRWGIFSLAVGLVLVTVVAVGFALHALLPAIPLAAAIAFGAAMGSTDAVAVTELSKDFRFGKRHETLLMGEAFFNDVTGTVVFKTAIGFALTGALSLAHAGEEFALELFGGLFGGVILGFAAWLLLEFIRRRGIDSPNLHVTLELLLPFVIYLICHQIHIGAVIAVVMAGMVMSLLPHRHTPQTARQRMQAKGVWDTLGFILNGIIFVLLGMQLPRFIAPAADGGFGDPWLMFGVVIVLTLVLEIVRFCWIAGMDVVHCLARRQPVRTLLNGEHFRSALATAFAGPKGGITLSLILTVPATLPASGALPVHTMLASIASGVILCTLLLANFAVPTLVPHKADSRRTKRQVDAEARLLMRVIESIRVDAHQTGSVTGEASAQMAAVNGDVDEPATVIVMKRYADQLADIAKRASADVAAQARQVIAQCDEQYERIEELDSELRESGFYDGDEEAEDPSILTAHFRALRDVYDAVEDVQAQALTRELEYVKEMAHDGQIDPKHAKELRNDVYIQQLTL
- a CDS encoding GNAT family N-acetyltransferase — translated: MIALLRHDEEQMMEIRSYRQDDLTEMVDIWNEVVRDGIAFPQEEELDLTSGGTFFASQTYCGIAEEDGHVIGLYILHPNNVGRCGHIANASYAVGSAVRGKGVGRMLVEDSLVQGKAHGFRVLQFNAVVATNAGARHLYEKLGFVQLGTIPGGFRMPDGTYVDICPYYHEL
- a CDS encoding helix-turn-helix domain-containing protein, coding for MTVEYFAIRDGARRKATPCAFMRYADETGFEIDIDSDVSADEVPAFFVPFVEKEERYIGADLALRWVRERVPPPGRQNLGEILDAHGLSEYSELTLLRAGRGESSQDSFVVEEIDEASYESGRVDRTMQRRQKLGQEIKARRMGLGMSQRELADAIGIDQPALSRIEAGKANVTFDLLADIDEVLSGDSRPMLSLARRALWNAERRELHGLIKRCAPSLAQVYKRLIDELEVYSEDAVSAVADSRIISWCFEDLGSATGGLGKEGPAFEDCMSQLLVLESTLKEAFEKFIDANKELFELVRRANRIDAKGKYASLGQDNFNMFVTLLEASDMQDAVIHELKNPYWLDALSDARLTEQRTDLGTDSGFGNYSYRFAKLGEG